A portion of the Lathamus discolor isolate bLatDis1 chromosome 5, bLatDis1.hap1, whole genome shotgun sequence genome contains these proteins:
- the MCHR2 gene encoding LOW QUALITY PROTEIN: melanin-concentrating hormone receptor 2 (The sequence of the model RefSeq protein was modified relative to this genomic sequence to represent the inferred CDS: substituted 4 bases at 4 genomic stop codons) has translation MSEFQPSCQNGTPGLFNRSWSGWHHYQMIGASETVILPSLTGIICSTGLVGNILIVFTIVTTQNKTIPDIYICNLVIADLVRIIGMPFLTHQWARGGEWGFGSPLCTIFTSLDTCNXFTCSAIMTARSLDRYLALVQPFHLTHLRTRSKTIQVNLCLWVMSLILMSPVWVHSKVINFKHSLESCAYDLTSPDDVLWYTVYLTITTFFFPLPLIFMXYILILYXRWEMYQQNKQAGSYTTSIPRQIIPRLTKMVLALVSVFVVSTAQFHVIQLMNLXASQPTLTFYMGYYISICLSYTSSSINPFLYILLSGNFQKRLLRRTNVEVRMTDKDVNNTENTLESSF, from the exons ATGAGTGAGTTTCAGCCTTCCTGTCAGAATGGTACACCAGGCTTGTTTAACAGATCTTGGAGTGGATGGCACCATTACCAGATGATTGGTGCTTCAGAGACAGTCATCCTTCCCTCTCTGACTGGGATTATCTGTTCAACAGGTTTAGTTGGAAATATCCTCATTGTGTTCACAATAGTAAC AACCCAGAACAAAACTATACCAGATATCTACATCTGCAATCTAGTTATAGCAGATTTGGTTCGTATCATTGGTATGCCCTTTCTCACTCACCAGTGGGCACGTGGAGGTGAGTGGGGTTTTGGCAGCCCTCTTTGCACCATCTTTACCTCCCTGGACACATGTAACTAGTTTACATGCAGTGCCATTATGACTGCAAGGAGTTTGGACAG GTACCTCGCTCTTGTCCAGCCATTTCATCTAACCCATCTGAGAACAAGATCAAAGACAATTCAAGTCAATTTATGTTTATGGGTGATGTCACTTATTCTGATGTCCCCTGTGTGGGTGCACTCAAAAGTAATCAATTTCAAACATAGTTTGGAAAGTTGTGCTTATGATTTAACCTCACCTGATGATGTTCTCTG gTATACGGTTTATCTTACTATaacaactttcttttttcctttaccaCTGATATTTATgtgatatattttaattttatattaaagatGGGAGATGTATcagcaaaacaagcaagcagGAAG ttACACCACCAGTATCCCCAGGCAAATAATCCCAAGGCTCACTAAGATGGTGCTTGCTCTAGTCAGCGTGTTTGTGGTAAGCACTGCCCAATTCCATGTAATCCAGCTCATGAATCTTTAGGCTTCTCAGCCAACCCTGACCTTCTACATGGGCTACTACATCTCCATCTGCCTCAGCtacaccagcagcagcattaaCCCCTTTCTCTACATCCTGCTTAGTGGGAACTTCCAGAAGCGTCTCCTGCGACGCACAAACGTGGAAGTCAGGATGACAGACAAGGATGTCAATAACACTGAAAACACCCTCGAGTCAAGTTTTTGA